Proteins encoded together in one Argiope bruennichi chromosome 1, qqArgBrue1.1, whole genome shotgun sequence window:
- the LOC129971764 gene encoding glycogen phosphorylase-like, translating into MSAPPQSDKEKLTQISVKGIALVENVKNVKTTFNRHLHYTLVKDRNVATLRDYYYALAHTVKDNLVSRWIRTQQHYYDTDPKRVYYLSLEFLMGRTLTNTMVNLGIQSTCDEALYQLGLYLEELQEIEEDAGLGNGGLGRLAACFLDSMASLGMAAYGYGLRYEYGIFAQKIQDCEQVEEPDDWLRFGNPWEKARPEYMIPINFYGRVEKSNGVSKWVDTQIVFAMPYDNPVPGFRNNVVNTLRLWSAKSPNSFSLRFFNNGDYIQAVLDRNLAENITRVLYPNDNVFEGKELRLKQEYFLVAATLQDILRRFKTSKYGSTDAVRTSFDKFPEKVALQMNDTHPAVAIAELMRLLVDIEGIPWDKAWKITTQTCAYTNHTILPEALERWPTSMFENLLPRHLEIIYEINANHLKRVSEKYPGNVDKLRDLSIIEEGGEKCINMARLAIVGSHAVNGVAKIHSDIIKSTIFKDFYELDPEKFQNKTNGITPRRWMVLCNPELADAIAEHIGEEWITDLSQLRKIEPLIKNPSFVQKVQQVKNENKMKLASLIEKEYGITLNIESMFDVQVKRIHEYKRQLLNLLHIVTMYNRIKDNPNAPFVPRTVMIGGKAAPGYHTAKQIIKLICHVARVVNNDPIVGDKLKVIYLENYRVTLAEKVIPATDLSEQISLAGTEASGTGNMKFMLNGALTIGTLDGANVEMREEMGKENIFIFGMNVDEVEELKKRGYNAMEYYETLPELKRCVDQIKCGYFNPHNPGLFNDLVDIMLKYDRFYVLADYEDYIKCQEKVNQCYQNGNEWTVKAIKNIASSGYFSSDRTIEEYAKDIWGVTPTREKLPDPHGPQDLQDQKK; encoded by the exons AGAGTATACTACCTTTCTTTGGAATTCTTGATGGGAAGGACTTTAACAAATACCATGGTCAACTTGGGCATCCAAAGTACCTGTGATGAGGCTTTGTATCAG cTGGGTCTATACCTCGAAGAATTGCAAGAAATTGAAGAAGACGCTGGCTTGGGTAACGGCGGTTTGGGCCGACTTGCTGCCTGCTTCTTGGATTCCATGGCCTCTTTAGGAATGGCAGCGTACGGTTACGGACTGCGATATGAATATGGAATATTTGCTCAGAAAATTCAAGATTGTGAACAA GTAGAAGAACCTGATGATTGGTTGAGGTTCGGCAATCCATGGGAGAAAGCTCGACCCGAGTACATGATTCCCATCAACTTCTATGGCAGGGTGGAGAAATCAAATGGAGTTTCCAAATGGGTTGACACGCAA ATAGTTTTTGCTATGCCTTATGACAACCCAGTCCCAGGATTTCGAAATAATGTCGTCAATACACTTAGATTATGGTCAGCCAAATCTCCAAATAGCTTCAGTTTGAGGTTTT ttAATAATGGAGATTATATCCAAGCTGTACTGGATAGAAATTTGGCAGAGAACATTACTAGAGTTTTGTATCCAAACGATAAT GTATTTGAAGGCAAAGAGTTACGTTTGAAGCAAGAATACTTCTTGGTAGCAGCAACCCTTCAGGATATCTTAAGGAGATTTAAAACAAGCAAATATGGTTCTACTGATGCAGTTCGAACTTCCTTTGATAAATTCCCTGAAAAG GTAGCACTACAAATGAATGACACACATCCTGCTGTTGCAATAGCAGAATTAATGCGACTTCTCGTAGATATCGAAGGAATACCATGGGATAAG GCCTGGAAAATTACGACACAAACTTGCGCCTATACCAATCACACCATCCTTCCGGAAGCGCTTGAGAGATGGCCAACTTCCATGTTTGAGAACTTACTACCTCGTCATCTTGAAATAATATACGAAATCAACGCCAATCACTTAAAG CGAGTATCCGAAAAGTACCCAGGAAATGTTGATAAACTTCGCGACCTGTCCATCATCGAAGAAGGAGGGGAGAAGTGTATCAATATGGCAAGACTGGCGATCGTAGGATCACATGCAGTGAACGGAGTGGCTAAGATTCATTCGGACATCATCAAGAGCACAAT ATTCAAAGATTTCTATGAACTGGatccagaaaaatttcaaaacaaaaccaATGGAATAACTCCACGACGTTGGATGGTGCTTTGCAATCCAGAGCTAGCTGATGCTATTGCTGAG cacATTGGAGAAGAATGGATCACAGACCTTTCCCAACTAAGGAAAATCGAACCACTTATAAAAAACCCGAGTTTTGTGCAAAAAGTGCAGCAAGTGAAAAAc gaaaataaaatgaaactggcCAGTCTGATCGAAAAAGAATACGGAATAACGCTAAATATCGAATCTATGTTCGACGTGCAAGTTAAAAGAATCCATGAGTACAAGCGCCAACTCCTGAACCTATTACATATCGTGACGATGTATAACAGAATCAAAGACAACCCGAATGCACCTTTCGTACCACGAACTGTCATGATTGGAGGAAAA GCTGCTCCAGGCTACCATACAGCAAAACAAATCATTAAACTAATCTGCCACGTTGCCAGAGTTGTAAACAACGATCCTATTGTTGGCGATAAGTTGAAAGTAATCTATCTTGAAAACTATCGAGTCACTCTTGCTGAGAAAGTCATCCCTGCCACTGATCTCAGCGAGCAGATCTCATTAGCAGGAACTGAAGCGTCCGGAACTGGTAATATGAAATTCATG ttaaatggaGCTTTAACCATCGGTACGCTGGACGGTGCAAATGTGGAAATGAGAGAAGAGATgggcaaagaaaatatttttatctttggaATGAATGTTGATGAAGTTGAAGAACTGAAAAAAAGAGG GTACAATGCGATGGAATATTATGAAACACTTCCTGAACTCAAACGATGCGTCGATCAGATAAAATGTGGCTACTTCAATCCTCATAACCCTGGCCTGTTTAATGATCTTGTGGATATTATGCTCAAATATGACAG gTTTTACGTACTAGCAGATTACGAAGATTATATTAAATGCCAAGAAAAAGTGAACCAGTGCTATCAG AACGGAAATGAATGGACTGTGAAAGCTATCAAGAACATAGCCAGCTCCGGTTATTTCTCCAGCGACAGAACAATTGAAGAATATGCAAAAGACATTTGGGGTGTAACACCAACAAGAGAGAAACTCCCAGATCCTCATGGACCACAGGACTTGCAAGACcagaagaaatga